The genomic DNA GTGACACTCATAAAGGGTAAAAAATATCCTCTCCTTGGGGTGGAAAAAAACATgctaaggaataaaaagaaatcatctagagaaggaaatattgccatttgcagcaacaggatggacatagagaacatTATACTTAGCAAagcaagacaaagacaaatattatgtgatatcacttataagtggagtctaaaaaataatacaaatgaatccgTATACACAATAGAAAcggactcacagacagagaaaacaaatttttagttacaaaagaagaaaaggaatagagagggataaattaggagtataggAATAACGGATACAAACTATTGAGCATTAAATAGATAGACAACATGGGATGTCCCCTGGTGGTGTAgcggttaggattctgggctgcCCTGacctggcctgggttcagtccctggttggggacctaagatccctcccacaagctgtgtggcacagccctCCCCACGCCCCAAAAAGATAAGCAACGagatttactgtatagtacagggaattatactgactgaactgaacagggaattatattcaacatcttgtaataacctataaatggAAGATAATATgaagcacatacatacatatatattatatatatataactgaatcattctgctgtacacctgaatccAACACAGcataaataaatcaaatgtaGTTCAATTAAACAGAAGAAACTGTTAAGAGGATTGTCTACACTTTATTTTCTGGCAGGCGTGACTCCCATACAGACGTTCACCCTGGAGCTGGGCTCATCAGCCTCAGGAGGCCCCTCCGGAAGTCTTCGGGAAGGCCCACCGGCTTGCTGGTGGCTGGATTGACAAAGACATGGACTGAAGACCCTGTGGTGCAGGCCAAAGAGGCAAAGTGAGCCAGCTTGGGGTGGCCGAAGAAGAAGCCATCGCTGAGGTCCCAGTGGCTGATGGAAGGCGTCTCCTTGGTGGGCTTAGGGGGGAACAGGGCAAGGCGGTAGTGCACGCTGGAGCGACCCACTTTCTCCACGGCCAGCGCAGCCGCTGGGATCTGAGGAAAGCTGACCGGTGTGTGGAAGGTGCACTGATTGGTCACCATGAAGCCCACCATGGGGGACGTCAGCAAGCCGGTTTTCAGGCCGCAGTACCTGGGAAATTATATTACAGTGCTTAttccaggtcaccacagtgcTGTCTCCCAGCCCAACCACTGAGTTTCAGCCTAGTGTGACCCAGTTTCAATGGGCCTAGaatcaaatcccagctctgccccccACTAGCTGGGTtatcttaggcaagttacttaacttctctttaCTCCAGTTCCCACAATAATGTTATGTTCACAACACTGGTACCTACTTCATAGGCTGACTGAGAATTAAATCATAAGTGTCATATAATAGTATAAAATGTAAGACACTAACAGCTCACAGATTTAGTAAGTTCTCATTAAAcactagctattattattaatattgtgtCCTTCTTGTCTTCACTTCTCCTGGTAAAAAATCGGGTATTTTTGTGCAAATGAGAGAATtactgtgtctcttacatctgctaTGAGCTTGTAATCTCTTTAAGGACAGTGACTGTGTCTTAAGTCTGTTGACTAGAAATAAGGCTATATTTGAGATAAAAGAtggctcactgggtaaagaatctgcctgacaatgcaggagacccaggagttcgatacctgggtcgggaagatcccctggagcaggcaacggcagaccactccagtattcttgccttaaaaatcccacagacagaggagcctggagggtgacagtgcacggggtcacaaacCATCAGACGCAGCTGAGCAAACGGGCACTACTGAGGTAAATGCAGAGGTTGAGCAAAGTCAGAAATAAACAGCACCATGCTTGGttatctcttccttcttctccagaGAAGTCTGCTTATGATTTAAACAGGTTaatcatgtctttttttctttttgagaaaattaaGACTGAATGTGAGAATTTGCTGTAAGAAAACAATTGCGGATCCTATAAAGGTTTGCCTACAAAGCTGCTCACGTGTTTCACAGAAGCCAGCTACGCGTCTCCTTCCAGGGAGGGTGCcgtgggtgccaggggccagccacCTGAGCATCCACTGGTGTCACCCATCACGACATTAGATACATTCATTTATTGACATGGAAAGTCATTAGTGAAAAAGATCATATTACAGAACAGCATGCAGCATTTGATCCCATTTGTTTTTATAGGAACATACTGGCTTATGTCCTTATTGCCTAGAAAAAAACTCTGAAAGGATAGACTCCCAAATAGTTTCAGTAGTGATCTAGCAGTGgaattttggataattttttcttcctttggtttGTATAAATTTTCCAGAATGAACATGATTTGCctttgaaagaattttttaaaagtgctatTTTGTTTAAATGTCTGAATATGAAtttcatttctccaaaggagcacTGGAGAGACAAGCAAGCTGGAGAAGTAAGGCTCCTTCTTCTTCCCACTGGGATCCTGCCCCTGGCTGCACTGCCTGAGGAGCCTCCCTCCTgaacaagagagaaggaaaagggaagaggagaagaaacGCCAGCTCTTCAGTGTGACTGAGATCCAGTGAGAACCAAATTCTCCCATTTTTATTTCCCAGGCTTCTTTTCTGCAATTGCTCTCCTAGTTCCCTGCCaccttttcctcattcttttaaGGCACTGACAGTAAAGAAATAGTGCCTCCTCCCACTGAGGGTGTAGCGTTTCCTGAGCTCCCTGCAACTCTGAGCCAGGCCACCAAacctttaaataattaaaatgcagGAGTACTTTCAAACAATGAAATTGATGAGCACCTGGTCACCAGGGCTGCACTGAGTGTTTTACATTTTGTTATTCATCTTCAAAACCATCCTCCAAGGTAGATCTTATTTCCCCATTGTATAGGAAAGAAAGTAGAGCAGGGAGGCTGGATGAATTTCCTAAAGGCATGCATTTGTACAGTTAAGTGGTGGTCCAGGCCCAAAATTAGGCTCTGGAGAGCCAAAGCACTTGTTTGTCCTTCATTCTGGCTTAGTAGATAAAGTAGGTGAAGCCAAAATCTACATTTTAGTCCCGTGAATGAATTGCATTTTCTTTACGTGTTCCTTTGACTTTAAGAATGATATTTTCTTTAAGAGCTGAGTGATGGCTTCATTACATTTGGATAACAGACTTCCTGTTTGTTAAGTTCATAACCAATTTGATTTGACTGGTGGTGACCATAgggtatttgggcttcccagttggttcactggtaaagaatccacctgccaatgcaggagacagaggagacacaggtttgatctttgggtccggaagatcccttggaagagggcatggcaacccactccagtactcttgcctggaaaattccacggacagaggagcctggcgggctgcagtttatggggctgcaaagagttggacacgactgggcatcAATGACCATAGGGTACTCAGTAAGAATTTTCCCACCATTCCATCTTTTTTAGGTTTTAATCTTTATCAGAGTTTATACACATGAACATTAAAAAGTCAAACTGTTGCTTGCAGCTTATTACAAAACCAGTGGTTCTCTGGTTGTTTATACCATTGGTTACAGTCTAGGTCAGGGGCTGTTAgtaaattcattcattccacagccTCCACAGTTCACCTGCTCTTTGTTAGATGCTGAGGC from Budorcas taxicolor isolate Tak-1 chromosome 15, Takin1.1, whole genome shotgun sequence includes the following:
- the LOC128059930 gene encoding uncharacterized protein LOC128059930, with translation MTSWVSRLLPRNGRSLATASENQRAEDRHRHQEAYGYFLPIQTRWQDNDQYGHVNNVVYYSYFDTIINQYLIRYCGLKTGLLTSPMVGFMVTNQCTFHTPVSFPQIPAAALAVEKVGRSSVHYRLALFPPKPTKETPSISHWDLSDGFFFGHPKLAHFASLACTTGSSVHVFVNPATSKPVGLPEDFRRGLLRLMSPAPG